From the Manis javanica isolate MJ-LG chromosome 13, MJ_LKY, whole genome shotgun sequence genome, one window contains:
- the SLC39A3 gene encoding zinc transporter ZIP3 produces MVKLLVAKILCMVGVFFFMLLGSLLPVKIIETDFEKAHRSKKILSLCNTFGGGVFLATCFNALLPAVRDKLQKVLSLGHVSTDYPLAETIMMLGFFMTVFLEQLILTFRKEKPSFIDLETFNAGSDAGSDSEYESPFMGAARGHTLYAEPHAHSHGLSVQELSRSSPLRLLSLAFALSAHSIFEGLALGLQEEGDKVVSLFVGVAIHETLVAVALGISMARSSMPLRDAAKVAVTVSAMIPVGIGIGLGIESAQGLPSSAASVLLQGLAGGTFLFVTFFEILAKELEEKSARLLKVLFLVLGYTVLAGMVFLKW; encoded by the exons ATGGTGAAGTTGTTGGTGGCCAAAATCCTTTGCATGGTGGGCGTATTCTTCTTCATGCTGCTTGGCTCCCTGCTCCCCGTGAAGATCATTGAGACGGATTTTGAGAAGGCTCATCGGTCGAAAAAGATCCTCTCACTCTGCAACACCTTTGGAGGCGGGGTGTTTCTGGCTACATGCTTCAATGCTTTACTGCCCGCTGTGCGGGACAAG CTCCAGAAAGTGCTGAGTCTCGGGCACGTCAGCACCGACTACCCACTGGCCGAGACCATCATGATGCTGGGCTTCTTCATGACTGTCTTTCTGGAGCAGCTCATCCTGACCTTCCGCAAGGAGAAGCCGTCCTTCATCGACCTGGAGACCTTCAATGCCGGCTCAGACGCTGGCAGCGACTCAGAGTATGAGAGCCCCTTCATGGGGGCCGCGCGGGGCCACACGCTGTATGCGGAGCCCCACGCCCACAGCCACGGGCTGAGCGTCCAGGAGCTGTCGCGCTCCAGCCCGCTGCGGCTGCTCAGCCTGGCCTTCGCCCTGTCGGCCCACTCCATCTTCGAgggcctggccctgggcctgCAGGAGGAGGGAGACAAGGTGGTGAGCCTGTTTGTGGGGGTGGCCATCCATGAGACACTCGTGGCTGTGGCCCTGGGCATCAGCATGGCCAGGAGCTCCATGCCCCTGAGGGATGCGGCCAAGGTGGCTGTCACCGTGAGCGCCATGATCCCTGTGGGCATCGGCATCGGCCTGGGCATCGAGAGCGCCCAGGGCCTGCCCAGCAGTGCGGCCTCGGTGCTGCTGCAGGGCCTGGCCGGCGGCACATTCCTCTTCGTCACCTTCTTCGAGATCCTGGCGAAGGAGCTGGAGGAGAAGAGTGCCCGTCTGCTCAAAGTCCTCTTCCTGGTGCTGGGCTACACCGTCCTGGCCGGCATGGTCTTTCTCAAGTGGTGA
- the DIRAS1 gene encoding GTP-binding protein Di-Ras1, which yields MPEQSNDYRVVVFGAGGVGKSSLVLRFVKGTFRDTYIPTIEDTYRQVISCDKSVCTLQITDTTGSHQFPAMQRLSISKGHAFILVFSVTSKQSLEELGPIYKLIVQIKGSVEDIPVMLVGNKCDETQREVDTREAQAVAQEWKCAFMETSAKMNYNVKELFQELLTLETRRNMSLNIDGKRSGKQKRTDRVKGKCVLM from the coding sequence ATGCCTGAGCAAAGCAACGACTACCGAGTGGTGGTGTTCGGGGCAGGCGGTGTGGGCAAGAGCTCGCTGGTGCTGCGCTTCGTGAAGGGCACGTTCCGAGACACCTACATCCCCACTATTGAGGACACCTACCGGCAGGTGATCAGCTGTGACAAGAGCGTGTGCACCCTGCAGATCACCGACACCACGGGCAGCCACCAGTTCCCGGCCATGCAGCGGCTGTCCATCTCCAAGGGCCACGCCTTCATCCTGGTCTTCTCCGTCACCAGCAAGCAGTCGCTGGAGGAGCTGGGGCCCATCTACAAGCTCATCGTGCAGATCAAGGGCAGCGTGGAGGACATCCCCGTCATGCTGGTGGGCAACAAGTGTGACGAGACGCAGCGGGAGGTGGACACCCGCGAGGCCCAGGCCGTGGCCCAGGAGTGGAAGTGCGCCTTCATGGAGACGTCGGCCAAGATGAACTACAACGTCAAGGAGCTGTTCCAGGAGCTGCTCACACTGGAGACGCGGCGGAACATGAGCCTCAACATCGACGGCAAGCGTTCCGGCAAGCAGAAGAGGACAGACCGCGTCAAGGGCAAGTGCGTCCTCATGTGA